From the Oryza glaberrima chromosome 5, OglaRS2, whole genome shotgun sequence genome, one window contains:
- the LOC127774207 gene encoding cytochrome P450 CYP72A616-like translates to MLIMLGLGLRAPRRLERALRAQGVGGGRYQLLLGGDVAENGRLNREAWSRPLPLGCHRIAPRVLPLLWNAVRDHGKLSFIWFGPVPRVMIPDPELVREVFNKFDQFGKPKMIRVGKLLATGVVSYEGEKWAKHRRILNHAFHHEKIKRMLPVFANCCTEMVTRWENSISLEAASEIDVWPEFRNLTGDVISRTAFGSSYQEGRRIFQLQEELAQYLTEALQKLFIPGYWYLPTKNNRRMREIDREVRKILLEIIGNKERAITNGENSNDDMLGLLVESNTKQPELGMSTDDIIEECKLFYFAGMETTSLLLTWTLIVLSMHPEWQERAREEVLHHFGRTTTPDYDSLSRLKIVTMILYEVLRLYPPVVLLNRRTFKETNLGGIKFPADMNLILPILFIHHDPEIWGKDASEFNPGRFADGISNASKYHDASFFPFGWGPRICIGQSFALLEAKMALSMILQRFSLELSPSYIHAPYIVLTLRPQHGAQIKLKRI, encoded by the exons ATGCTGATCATGCTGGGGCTGGGGCTG cgcgcgccgcggcggctggagcgggCGCTGCGGGCGCAGGGCGTCGGGGGCGGCCGGTACcagctcctcctcggcggcgacgtggccgaGAACGGGCGGCTCAACCGGGAGGCATGGTCCAGGCCGCTGCCGCTCGGCTGCCACCGCATCGCGCCCCGCGTGCTGCCCTTGCTCTGGAACGCCGTCAGGGACCACG GTAAACTGTCATTCATTTGGTTTGGTCCAGTGCCAAGAGTGATGATTCCCGACCCTGAATTAGTAAGAGAGGTTTTCAATAAGTTTGACCAATTTGGCAAACCGAAGATGATCCGTGTCGGAAAGTTGCTAGCGACAGGAGTTGTGAGCTACGAAGGCGAGAAATGGGCTAAGCACCGGAGAATTCTAAACCATGCCTTCCACCATGAGAAAATAAAG AGGATGCTGCCAGTTTTTGCCAACTGCTGCACCGAAATGGTTACTAGATGGGAGAATTCAATTTCTCTTGAAGCGGCATCTGAGATAGATGTCTGGCCTGAATTCCGAAATCTTACAGGAGATGTGATCTCAAGAACAGCATTTGGTAGCAGTTATCAAGAAGGGAGGAGAATTTTTCAGCTGCAAGAAGAGCTGGCTCAATATTTAACAGAAGCCCTTCAGAAACTTTTTATACCAGGCTATTG GTACTTGCCAACTAAAAACAACAGAAGGATGAGAGAAATCGATCGAGAGGTCCGCAAAATTCTGCTTGAAATAATTGGAAACAAAGAGAGGGCTATTACAAATGGCGAAAACAGCAACGACGACATGCTGGGATTGTTGGTGGAATCAAACACGAAGCAACCAGAACTAGGAATGAGTACAGATGATATTATTGAGGAATGCAAGCTATTCTACTTCGCAGGAATGGAGACAACATCGTTGTTGCTCACCTGGACGTTGATTGTGCTAAGCATGCACCCAGAGTGGCAAGAGAGGGCAAGAGAAGAAGTGTTACACCACTTTGGAAGGACCACCACACCAGACTATGATAGCTTGAGTCGCCTGAAGATT GTAACAATGATTCTATATGAGGTTCTTAGGTTGTACCCTCCAGTGGTGCTTCTGAACAGGCGAACATTCAAGGAAACGAATCTCGGTGGCATCAAATTTCCAGCTGATATGAACCTCATACTGCCCATTCTGTTTATTCACCATGATCCTGAAATTTGGGGCAAGGATGCAAGTGAATTCAATCCAGGTAGGTTTGCTGATGGCATCTCCAATGCAAGCAAGTATCATGATGCCTCTTTCTTCCCATTTGGATGGGGTCCTCGTATTTGCATTGGCCAGAGCTTCGCACTTCTGGAAGCCAAGATGGCTCTCAGCATGATCCTCCAGCGATTCTCATTGGAGCTTTCGCCGTCCTACATCCACGCACCCTATATAGTGTTAACTCTCCGTCCACAGCACGGTGCCCAAATTAAGCTGAAGAGAATTTGA
- the LOC127773647 gene encoding lipase-like has product MERRRWLQAAVLCCLLVLCSGRELKTKHTPIYNSTLARTLAEYTSAVYTADLTQLFSWTCERCCDLTEGFEVIELIVDVKNCLQAYVGYASEMNAVVVVFRGTQETSIQNWIEDLFWKQLDLDYPGMPQAKVHSGFYSAYHNTTLRDGVVNGIKKTREAYGNIPIMVTGHSMGGAMASFCALDLVVNYRLKDVTLITFGQPRIGNAVFASHFKCHLPNAIRVTNAHDIVPHLPPYYHYFPQKTYHHFPREVWVHNVGLGSLVYSIEQICDDSGEDPTCSRSVSGNSVQDHINYLGISMHAEASGSCRIVTGDNKLQYKMDSDGNIVFSKQPGLSVDQLHSSQ; this is encoded by the exons ATGGAGCGGCGGAGATGGCTGCAGGCCGCGGTTCTGTGTTGCCTGCTGGTGCTTTGCTCCGGGAGAG AACTTAagactaaacacaccccaataTACAACTCGACCTTAGCCAGGACGCTTGCGGAATATACATCAGCA GTTTATACAGCTGACTTGACACAACTCTTTTCGTGGACCTGTGAAAGGTGTTGTGACTTAACAGAG GGGTTTGAGGTAATAGAACTGATCGTCGATGTGAAAAATTGCTTGCAG GCATATGTTGGTTATGCTAGTGAAATGAATGCTGTCGTAGTTGTGTTCAGAGGCACTCAAGAGACCAG CATTCAGAATTGGATAGAGGACTTGTTTTGGAAACAACTTGATCTGGACTACCCAGGCATGCCTCAAGCAAAG GTCCACAGTGGGTTTTATTCTGCATACCATAACACGACATTGCGCGATGGTGTTGTCAATGGCATTAAAAAAACTAGGGAAGCATATGGTAATATTCCCATCATGGTAACTGGGCATTCGATGGGAGGAGCTATGGCTTCGTTTTGTGCGCTTGACCTTGTG GTCAACTACAGGTTAAAGGATGTGACACTGATAACATTTGGACAACCTCGGATTGGAAATGCTGTGTTTGCTTCACATTTTAAGTGTCATTTGCCAAATGCGATTCGAGTGACTAATGCGCACGATATTGTTCCTCATTTACCCCCATACTACCACTACTTCCCACAGAAAACCTATCATCATTTCCCACGAGAG GTATGGGTTCATAATGTTGGACTTGGAAGCCTAGTCTATTCAATAGAGCAAATTTGTGATGACTCTGGAGAAGACCCAACTTGCAGCAG GTCTGTGAGTGGAAACAGTGTGCAAGACCATATAAACTACCTTGGCATCAGCATGCATGCCGAGGCATCGGGATCTTGCAGAATTGTCACAGGTGACAATAAACTGCAGTATAAGATGGACAGCGATGGCAACATTGTTTTCTCGAAGCAACCTGGTTTATCAGTTGATCAGTTGCATAGTTCACAGTGA
- the LOC127773646 gene encoding ribosomal RNA-processing protein 14-C-like, translated as MGRKPSSAAAVDHGALSASAKAADDLLAASAGCGGAHGHSLFFDALVQLIPPRFYLSAADEDRPWYQGLSKSAKAAMKAQSRANVKAARRARLDPSAPPSSTLDLLKKSLADQDAHDSSSSSGEDASDDDDDDDDDEVEEREEDEGDEEGMQLAPAAVVSEDRSVTYEELRERLHRRIAELRGNRCTRPEFLNKPKREKGKKGKKGKDVGKKRKREDGGGGGAGAQDGEGKDGKKSKKEEDSKAPDIVYGNVWVDPKEARRRKKRRIKNKKKALEEAKRMQQAKEDPEKATKLAWDLARRRAAGEKVHDDPKLIKESMKKDKKRQQKHAEQWKERQKMVDKQKKERQSKRMENIRERANQKKMRKIEKREKKLMRPGFEGRKEGYVNE; from the coding sequence ATGGGCAGGAagccctcgtccgccgccgccgtcgaccacgGCGCCCTCTCCGCGAGCGCCAAGgccgccgacgacctcctcgcggcgtccgccggctgcggcggcgcccacGGCCACTCCCTCTTCTTCGACGCCCTCGTGCAGCTCATCCCCCCGCGCTTCtacctctccgccgccgacgaggaccgCCCGTGGTACCAGGGCCTCTCCAAGTCCGCCAAGGCCGCCATGAAGGCGCAGTCCCGCGCCAACGTCAaggccgcccgccgcgcccgcctcgATCCCTCCGCCCCGCCCTCCTCCACCCTCGACCTCCTCAAGAAATCCCTCGCCGACCAGGATGCCCacgattcctcctcctcctccggggaAGATGctagcgacgacgacgacgatgacgacgacgatgaggtcgaagagcgggaggaggacgaaggGGATGAGGAGGGTATGCAGCTCGCGCCCGCGGCCGTGGTGTCCGAGGACCGGTCGGTGACCTACGAGGAGCTGCGCGAGCGGCTCCACCGCCGCATCGCCGAGCTCCGCGGCAACCGGTGCACCAGGCCGGAGTTCCTGAACAAGCCCAAGAGGGAGAAGGGCAAGAAAGGGAAGAAGGGGAAGGAtgtggggaagaagaggaagcgcgaggatggcggcggcggcggcgccggcgctcaGGATGGGGAGGGTAAGGATGGGAAGAAGTCCAAGAAGGAGGAGGATTCCAAGGCACCGGATATCGTCTATGGCAATGTGTGGGTCGATCCTAAGGAAGCGAGGAGACGGAAGAAGAGAAGgatcaagaacaagaagaaggcTCTTGAGGAGGCTAAGCGGATGCAGCAGGCGAAGGAGGATCCTGAGAAGGCGACCAAGCTGGCGTGGGATCTGGCAAGAAGGCGGGCTGCTGGCGAGAAGGTGCACGATGACCCGAAGTTGATCAAGGAGAGCATGAAGAAGGATAAAAAGCGGCAGCAGAAGCACGCCGAGCAGTGGAAGGAGAGGCAGAAGATGGTGGACAAGCAGAAGAAGGAGAGGCAGAGCAAGAGAATGGAGAACATCCGGGAGCGGGCTAACCAGAAGAAGATGCGCAAGATTGAGAAGCGCGAGAAGAAGCTTATGCGCCCTGGATTTGAAGGGCGCAAGGAAGGATATGTCAATGAGTAA
- the LOC127774873 gene encoding uncharacterized protein LOC127774873 encodes MELSPPSPAPAPEGRWADLPGDIAISVASRLQEADVCALGGCSRSWRRACDADCVWEALFRRRWPLAAAAGGGGGGEGEGASGVQGWKALYINHHRRTAVAISGVAEFVENNLRNGSLEAEYYLKAIANLASMRDIGFIDAQFFLLSRNYSAIMNLIGLHYSISSLNIPPNEVYKALQARKVEERKVCVSLYKLGRWFYGFRLPDESESHEISLSELTMSEGATILAILKRGAVHEVFRLQVSLVDINK; translated from the exons ATGgagctctcgccgccgtcgccggcgccggcgccggaggggaGGTGGGCCGACCTCCCCGGGGACATCGCCATCTCCGTAGCTTCTCGCCTCCAA GAGGCCGACGTGTGCGCGCTCGGCGGCTGCTCGCGATCGTGGCGCCGCGCCTGCGACGCCGACTGCGTGTGGGAGgccctcttccgccgccgctggccgctcgccgccgcggcagggggaggaggaggaggggaaggggaaggggctTCTGGTGTCCAG GGTTGGAAAGCTCTATACATTAACCATCATAGAAGAACTGCTGTTGCTATATCTGGTGTGGCTGAATTTGTGGAGAATAATTTGCGTAATGGGTCACTCGAAGCTGAATACTATCTGAAAGCTATTGCTAATTTGGCCTCGATGAGGGATATAGGTTTTATTGATGCCCAGTTCTTTTTGTTGTCAAGGAATTACAGTGCAATCATGAATCTAATTGGATTGCACTACTCAATTTCATCACTAAATATACCG CCAAATGAAGTGTATAAAGCACTTCAAGCTCGGAAAGTGGAGGAAAGGAAAGTGTGTGTGAGCTTATACAAGCTTGGTAGATGGTTCTATGGTTTCCGGTTGCCTGATGAATCCGAGTCTCATGAAATTTCATTGAGTGAGCTCACCATGTCAGAGGGGGCAACAATTCTAGCCATTCTTAAGCGTGGTGCTGTTCATGAGGTATTTCGCCTCCAGGTCAGTTTGGTGGACATAAATAAGTAA